The DNA sequence GACGGTGTACTCGCCCGCGAGGACGTGCTGTTCGTGTTCGACCTCGTTGGTGTGTTTCGGGACCGCCGCGCCCGGTTCGAGGGTGAACCGGCGGATTGCGAAGTGCGGCGCGCCGTCGGCGTCGGAGACCAACACGCCCTTCTTCATGCCGGCAGCGGCGTCGACGTCCTCGTAGGTGACCTCGTCCGCGCGCCGGACGAGCGGTTCGGGTCCGGTCTCGGTGTGGCTCATAACCGGAGTGACGTCTCGCCCCGTGTAAGGTCTGTCGCCCGCTGCGTCGCCACGACTGCCGCGGCCGCCGTCGCCTCGGGTCAGGGATGGGGAGGACACTCACGACGTCAGTCGGGGTCACTGACACGGGATTTATGTCGTCACCAGCGGAACCCCGAGACATGTTCGAGACCATCGTCATCGCCACCGACGGCTCCGAGAGCGTCCAGCGAGCCGTCGACGTGGCGCTCGACCTCGCACGGCGCTTCGAGGCGACGGTCCACACCATCTCCATCGTCGACACCGACGAGATCGAGTCGTCGCCGGAACGCCTCCAAGACGAGATGGAACGGGCGCTGAAAGAGCAGGCCGAGGAGGCGCTGGCCGACGTCGCGGCATCGACGGATGTCGACGTGACCACGTCCGTGCGGGTCGGACGCCCGGCGACGGAGATTCGCGAGTACGCCGAGGCCCGCGACGCGGACCTCGTCGCGATGGGCACCCGAGGACGGCACGGCGAGAACCGCTTCCTCCTCGGCAGCGTCGCCGAGCGCGTGGTGCGGACGTGTCCGATGCCGGTGCTCACGGTGCGACAGCTCGCCTCGGACGAGACGCTCTAGACGCACAGAGCAGACGACAGGAGCGAGCGCGAGCGCGGAAGGCCACCCTTTTGCGCGGGCGGGCACAGAACGCGGTATGGACGACAGCCTCATCGACACCGACGCGCTCTCGCTGTCACGGAAATCTCGCCTCCCCGGCAAGGGATTCTTCTACCCGGATTCGCTGGACGAGGAGTACGCCGACGAACGGACCCGCGAGGCGGTCGAAGGCGCGGACGCGGTCATCGTCGCCGACGCGGACGCCGACGGCCTCGGTTCGGTCGCCCTCATCAGGGAAGCACGAGACGCCGCACTCGACGTGGCTCCGTTCGAGACGGACCTCGCGGCCAGAGTCCGCGACGAGGACGACCCCGTACCGGACGCCGCGGAGGAAGCCGAAGAGACCGAGGCCGCGGAGGAAGCCGAGGAGTCGCCCGTCGCGCTGGTCGCGGCGGGACCACACTCGCTCGGCGAGGCACTCGACCGCGTCGCGGCGTACCTCGAACCGGGCGCTGACGTCTACGTCTGTGACCTCTGTCCCGACAGCACCGAAGCCGTCGCGGCGGCGCTCGAGTCGCTCGCGTCGCCCGCGGCGAGCGTGCGGTGGTTCGACCACCACCAGTGGGACGACGAGGTCGCAGCAGCGGTGCGGGAGGCGGGCGTCGACCTCGTCGTCGGCGACTCCGAGGAGGAGTGTACGACGGACGTGGCGCTCCGCTCGCTCGACTACGACTTCGACGAGCGCTTCACCGAACTCGCCCGCGTGACGCGCGACCACGACCTCTGGCTGAACGAGGACCCGCGGAGCAAGGACCTCGCGGACTACGCGTACTGGAGTTCGCCCGAGGAGTACGTCGCCGTCGTCGGGGCGTACGGCGCGGACCTCCCCGGGGCCGTCACCGAGTACATCGACTACCGCCGGGTGGAGAAAGAACACCTCATCGAGCGCGCGGTCGACCGCGCGGAGTTCACACAGGTCGGCGAGTGGACCGTCGGCGTCACCTACGGCCGGTGTTCGCAGAACGAGGTCGCCGACGCGCTCCGCGAACAGGGCGCGGACGCGTCCGTGGTGGTGAAGCCAGCGGGGAGCGCCTCGCTCCGCGGCTCGGAGACGTTCGAGCGGTGTCACGAGGTCGCCGGACTGGTCAACGGCGGCGGGCACCCCAAAGCCGCGGGGTGTAAGCCCGACATCTACGACGACATGCTCGACTACGCCCACCACTGGACCACCGAGGGGGCGACGACGAAGCGCGTCATCCTCGCGGCGTTCGAGCGGGTGGCCGAGCAGACCAAAGCCGAGGCGGAGGCCGACGACGAAGGAGTCGACACCGAACGGTAAGGGGTCAGACTGCGGCGGTCGCGCCGAGGCAGTCGCTCAGGGCACAAAGAGCCGGGGGGACGGGTCGCGGGGGACGACCCGGAAACCACGGGAGCGTGTGACAGCCCGCGACCCCGAAGGCATCGGTGGCTCCCCCCGCCTCCGTAATGAGCTTTCTGCCCGTGTCTGACGGGTGGCGTTCGAACGGCTGACGGAGCGAGACCGAACGAGGGGGCAAGAGTGACAGACTGCGCGCAGGTCGGAGTGTCGTCGTAAAAACAGAGTGTACGCTGGCGCAGAGTATCGTCGCCCGCGCAGTGACCCGAACGCCGTGAGCGGTTACTCGTCGCCGACGACCCACCGGTCGGAGAAGGCCGTCCCCGCCGACGAGTACGCGTAGGCGTGGATGACGTCGCCGTCGGCGTAGAGACCGCCCACCTCCTCGTTCTGTGCCTCCGCGAAGGCGAAGACGAACTGGACGTCACCGCCGTCGGGCGCGTCTCCGCCGCCGAGGTCGCGGTCGATTCGACCGTCGGCGTCCATCGCCTCCTTGGCGAACTGCATCGCGTCCATCCCTGTTCCCGAGGCGAACAGTTTGCGGCCCTTCTCCCCGTCGACGACGAGGACGACACCGTCGTCGACCTCCTCACCGTAGTTCGCGATTTTGCCTTCGCTGTCGAGATACTCGTGGGTGAGAAAGAGGGCGACGTCGTCGAGTCGCTCGCCCGCGAGGAACTCGTCGAGTTTGCTCATACGTCTCGAGAGGAGAGACGGGTACAAAAGCCCGTCACACCGGAGACGAGCGGGCCGGCGGGGTCAGTCCCCGCCGGTGTCGCCGCTGCCGAGCGATTCGGCGATGTCGCTGAGCGAGTCGCGCGGGGGTTCCGTCGCGGAGTAGACCGCGCGGCCACCCGGCACCCGGACGCCGTACAGAGTTCCGGCGACGACCTCGTCGACCTCGACGGCGTCACCGGGGCTTCTCCCGACCGCCTCGGCCCACTCGACGAGGCGGTTCTCGCCGTCGCGTTCGCGGGCCATCCGTCGGTTGTCGTGCGCGCTGCGGACGACGAGCCCCGAGGAGTCGCGCGTGACGACGGCGTGGCGCTCGTCGCCGTCGAGGACGAGCCTGACGACGTCGCCCTCGTCGACGGAGACCGCCTCCGGCAGCCGAAGACACGGTCTGCGGGTGCCGCCACTCCGCTCGAGTTTCGCACGGGAGGTCGTAACCGAGGGGTGGTCGCTGGGAACGCGCTCTGGCACGCGCTTACTCGTCGTCTTCGGCTTCGTCGTCGGCCGCACCGAACGCGGCGGCGACGTCGCCGGACCCGGAGACGACCTTCACGTTGATCTGGACCGTCTCGTCGGAGACCTGTCGGCCGCGGACGGTGATGCGCTTGCGCTCGCCGTCACGGCCGGCCTTGTGGCCGACGCCGCCGGTCGAGAGGATCTCCTTCAGGTTGGGTCCGGAGACGTCCGCGCGCATCGGACGGCCGGCGGCGTCGGAGCCGCCGGTCAGTTCGAGCGTGAAGCCGTCGAGGCCGACGGCGCTGCCGTCGACCTCGTCGCCGAGGTCGCGCCCGAGGAAGCGGTTCGCGTCCTGTCCCGATACCTCTGTCTGGTAGGTCGCGCCGGAGTCGGGGTCCGCGACGACCACCTGAAAGTCTGCCATGCCTGCGACTAACCCCGCCGCCGATAAAAAGCGCGTCGAAACGGCGGGCGACCGTGGGCCGCGGTGGCACGTCTCTGAGACCGACGCGTACGGTTGTTACCGAAAACACATATCAACAGATATGATTATATCGTCATCGAACGAACAGAGGGCGTGAACCGTTTCGCCCCCTCTCGACAGACCACCCCTCGTCTCACCACCGCAGCGAACCCCGAAGCAGACCGTGGATTCGAGAGCCTCGAATCGGGCGGAGGCGGACCGTGAACTACCGGAGTGTCGCGGACCTGAACGACGACATCAAGCGGTGGGCACCGACGCTGCCGGAGTTGGACCTCGTCGTCGGTGTCCCCCGAAGCGGGCTCTTGGCCGGGACCATCCTCGCGCTCCACCGTAACGTCCCGTTAGCCGACCTCGACGGCTTCCTGGAGTCGCGGGCGTTCGCGACGGGCGAGCGGTTCGAGGGCGACGCCGACGCACAGCCCGAACGGGTGTTGGTCCTCGACGACAGCGTCCTGACCGGCTCTGCGATGACCGCGGCGCGCGAACGCGTCACCGCAGCGTCGCTCCCCGAAGACGTCGAGGTGCTCTTCGGCGCGGTCTACGTCAGCCCCGAGGGCCGTGACCTCGTCGACACCTACGCGGACGTCGTGAGGTTCCCGCGCGTCTTCGAGTGGAACCTGATGCACCACCCGGGCGTGGTCCCCAAGAGCTGTTTCGACCTCGACGGCGTCCTCTGTCGGGACCCGACGCCGCGGGAGAACGACGACGGCGAGCGCTATCGGGAGTTCATCGCGACGGTGGACCCGCTCGTCGTCCCCTCGAAACCGATCGGCTG is a window from the Salinigranum halophilum genome containing:
- a CDS encoding cupin domain-containing protein — encoded protein: MSHTETGPEPLVRRADEVTYEDVDAAAGMKKGVLVSDADGAPHFAIRRFTLEPGAAVPKHTNEVEHEQHVLAGEYTVGLGDEEVTVRAGDSLFIPAGTVHWYRNDGDEEGAFLCAVPNGDDAIDVVDED
- a CDS encoding universal stress protein, giving the protein MFETIVIATDGSESVQRAVDVALDLARRFEATVHTISIVDTDEIESSPERLQDEMERALKEQAEEALADVAASTDVDVTTSVRVGRPATEIREYAEARDADLVAMGTRGRHGENRFLLGSVAERVVRTCPMPVLTVRQLASDETL
- a CDS encoding DHH family phosphoesterase, with protein sequence MDDSLIDTDALSLSRKSRLPGKGFFYPDSLDEEYADERTREAVEGADAVIVADADADGLGSVALIREARDAALDVAPFETDLAARVRDEDDPVPDAAEEAEETEAAEEAEESPVALVAAGPHSLGEALDRVAAYLEPGADVYVCDLCPDSTEAVAAALESLASPAASVRWFDHHQWDDEVAAAVREAGVDLVVGDSEEECTTDVALRSLDYDFDERFTELARVTRDHDLWLNEDPRSKDLADYAYWSSPEEYVAVVGAYGADLPGAVTEYIDYRRVEKEHLIERAVDRAEFTQVGEWTVGVTYGRCSQNEVADALREQGADASVVVKPAGSASLRGSETFERCHEVAGLVNGGGHPKAAGCKPDIYDDMLDYAHHWTTEGATTKRVILAAFERVAEQTKAEAEADDEGVDTER
- a CDS encoding DUF5807 family protein translates to MSKLDEFLAGERLDDVALFLTHEYLDSEGKIANYGEEVDDGVVLVVDGEKGRKLFASGTGMDAMQFAKEAMDADGRIDRDLGGGDAPDGGDVQFVFAFAEAQNEEVGGLYADGDVIHAYAYSSAGTAFSDRWVVGDE
- a CDS encoding DUF7112 family protein, whose amino-acid sequence is MPERVPSDHPSVTTSRAKLERSGGTRRPCLRLPEAVSVDEGDVVRLVLDGDERHAVVTRDSSGLVVRSAHDNRRMARERDGENRLVEWAEAVGRSPGDAVEVDEVVAGTLYGVRVPGGRAVYSATEPPRDSLSDIAESLGSGDTGGD
- a CDS encoding 30S ribosomal protein S6e; the encoded protein is MADFQVVVADPDSGATYQTEVSGQDANRFLGRDLGDEVDGSAVGLDGFTLELTGGSDAAGRPMRADVSGPNLKEILSTGGVGHKAGRDGERKRITVRGRQVSDETVQINVKVVSGSGDVAAAFGAADDEAEDDE
- a CDS encoding orotate phosphoribosyltransferase; its protein translation is MNYRSVADLNDDIKRWAPTLPELDLVVGVPRSGLLAGTILALHRNVPLADLDGFLESRAFATGERFEGDADAQPERVLVLDDSVLTGSAMTAARERVTAASLPEDVEVLFGAVYVSPEGRDLVDTYADVVRFPRVFEWNLMHHPGVVPKSCFDLDGVLCRDPTPRENDDGERYREFIATVDPLVVPSKPIGWIVTARLEKYRAETEAWLARHGIEYGELVMLDLPDKETRLRQGNHGEFKARVYGEVDATLFVESDHEQAMEIAQLTDRPVYSVEYNQVIRQDRLTVARRESQHHLRRFRTNPLGFVRRASAYLVSQAGRLAP